One window of the Pseudomonas knackmussii B13 genome contains the following:
- a CDS encoding WD40/YVTN/BNR-like repeat-containing protein, translating to MDDRLLVATRKGLFTYLRDADGAWREARQDFLGEPVNMVLPDARDDTLYAALDLGHFGCKLWRRHADGEWEECAVPVYPPQPDPLPTPAEGDAPQAPWSLQLIWCLETGGTEQCGTLWAGTIPGGLFRSDDRGASWSFNRPLWDRPERARWFGGGYDWPGIHSVSVDPRDSSHLTVGVSCGGVWQSHDAGANWVNTTRGMYADYMPPELREEGAIQDPHRLVHCPAQPERLWVQHHNGIFVSSDGGQNWQDVPAQPSSFGFAVAVHPTRPDTAWFAPATKDACRVPVAGRFLVNRTRDGGKTFEALDRGLPESPCYDLIYRHGLAVDDDGERLALGSTTGGLWLSEDGGDHWKCLSAHLPPIYCVRFG from the coding sequence ATGGACGATCGACTGCTGGTAGCCACGCGCAAGGGCCTGTTCACCTACCTGCGCGATGCCGACGGCGCCTGGCGCGAGGCACGCCAGGACTTCCTCGGCGAGCCGGTCAACATGGTCCTGCCCGATGCGCGCGACGACACCCTTTACGCCGCGCTCGACCTCGGCCACTTCGGCTGCAAGCTCTGGCGCCGGCACGCGGACGGCGAGTGGGAGGAATGCGCGGTGCCGGTCTACCCGCCGCAGCCCGACCCGCTGCCGACGCCGGCCGAGGGCGACGCCCCGCAGGCGCCCTGGAGCCTGCAACTGATCTGGTGCCTGGAGACCGGCGGCACCGAGCAGTGCGGCACGCTCTGGGCCGGGACCATCCCCGGCGGGCTGTTCCGCAGCGACGACCGCGGCGCCAGCTGGAGCTTCAACCGCCCGCTGTGGGACCGCCCTGAGCGCGCCCGCTGGTTCGGCGGCGGCTACGACTGGCCGGGCATCCACTCGGTCAGTGTCGACCCGCGTGACAGCAGCCACCTCACGGTGGGCGTGTCCTGCGGCGGTGTCTGGCAGAGCCATGACGCAGGCGCCAACTGGGTCAACACCACGCGCGGCATGTACGCCGACTACATGCCGCCGGAGCTGCGCGAGGAGGGCGCCATCCAGGACCCGCACCGCCTGGTGCACTGCCCGGCGCAGCCGGAGCGGCTTTGGGTGCAGCACCACAACGGCATCTTCGTTTCCAGCGACGGCGGGCAGAACTGGCAGGACGTGCCGGCGCAGCCCTCCAGCTTCGGCTTCGCCGTCGCGGTGCATCCCACCCGGCCGGACACCGCCTGGTTCGCCCCGGCGACCAAGGACGCCTGCCGCGTGCCGGTGGCCGGGCGCTTCCTGGTCAACCGAACGCGCGATGGCGGCAAGACCTTCGAGGCGCTGGACCGGGGCCTGCCAGAGTCGCCGTGCTACGACCTGATCTACCGCCACGGCCTGGCCGTGGACGACGACGGCGAGCGCCTGGCGCTGGGTTCCACCACCGGTGGGCTGTGGCTGTCGGAAGATGGTGGCGACCACTGGAAGTGCCTGTCCGCGCACCTGCCGCCGATCTACTGCGTGCGCTTCGGTTGA
- a CDS encoding iron ABC transporter substrate-binding protein gives MKSGRFSLIKMAVLGVALGGFAGACMAADEAGIVVYNAQHESLTKAWVEGFTRETGIKVTLRNGDDSEMGNQIVQEGKASPADVFLTENSPAMVLVDNAGLLAPVAPATLAQVGPTYHPANGHWVGIAARSTVFVYNKDKLKEADLPKSLLDLAQPEWAGRWAASPAGADFQAIVGALLEQKGEAATLSWLESMKSNAKFYRGNVSVMKAVNAGQIDSGVIYHYYWFGDQAKTGENSKNTALHYFGHKDPGAFTSVSGGGVLASSKHQEQAQAFLKWITGKQGQAVLRDGKSFEYAVGVGAESNAKLVPLAKLDAPAVEASKLDSKKVVELMTQAGLL, from the coding sequence ATGAAGAGCGGCAGATTCTCGTTGATCAAGATGGCAGTGCTCGGCGTTGCGCTGGGCGGTTTCGCCGGCGCCTGCATGGCAGCGGACGAGGCGGGCATCGTGGTCTACAACGCCCAGCACGAATCCCTGACCAAGGCCTGGGTCGAAGGCTTCACCCGCGAAACCGGCATCAAGGTCACCCTGCGCAACGGCGACGACAGCGAGATGGGCAACCAGATCGTCCAGGAGGGCAAGGCCTCTCCGGCCGACGTCTTCCTCACCGAGAACTCCCCGGCCATGGTCCTGGTCGACAACGCCGGCCTGCTCGCGCCGGTCGCCCCGGCCACCCTGGCCCAGGTCGGCCCGACCTATCACCCGGCCAATGGCCACTGGGTGGGCATTGCCGCGCGCTCCACGGTGTTCGTCTACAACAAGGACAAGCTCAAGGAAGCCGACCTGCCCAAGTCGCTGCTCGACCTGGCGCAGCCGGAATGGGCCGGGCGCTGGGCTGCATCGCCGGCCGGCGCCGACTTCCAGGCCATCGTCGGCGCGCTGCTGGAGCAGAAGGGCGAGGCTGCGACCCTGAGCTGGCTCGAGTCGATGAAGAGCAACGCCAAGTTCTACCGCGGTAATGTCTCCGTGATGAAGGCGGTGAACGCCGGCCAGATCGATTCCGGCGTGATCTACCACTACTACTGGTTCGGCGACCAGGCCAAGACCGGCGAGAACAGCAAGAACACCGCGCTGCATTACTTCGGGCACAAGGACCCGGGCGCCTTCACCAGCGTTTCCGGCGGCGGCGTGCTGGCCTCCAGCAAGCATCAGGAGCAGGCCCAGGCGTTCCTCAAGTGGATCACCGGCAAACAGGGCCAGGCGGTGCTGCGCGACGGCAAGTCGTTCGAGTACGCAGTGGGCGTCGGCGCGGAGTCCAACGCGAAGCTGGTGCCGCTGGCCAAGCTCGATGCGCCGGCGGTGGAGGCTTCCAAGCTCGACAGCAAGAAGGTCGTCGAGCTCATGACCCAGGCAGGCCTGTTGTAA
- a CDS encoding MoaD/ThiS family protein — translation MAHIVFAPSIQRHVEIPELDLPGTTLGGLLEEVFAQYPRLRGYLLDDQGGLRRHVTVFIDGLRLRDRLGLSDALAAESEVYVVQALSGG, via the coding sequence ATGGCCCATATCGTCTTTGCCCCGTCGATCCAGCGGCACGTCGAAATCCCCGAGCTGGACCTGCCCGGCACCACCCTCGGTGGCCTGCTGGAAGAGGTGTTTGCGCAATATCCACGGCTGCGCGGCTACCTGCTCGACGACCAGGGCGGGCTGCGTCGCCACGTCACCGTCTTCATCGACGGCCTGCGCCTGCGCGACCGCCTTGGCCTGAGCGATGCGCTGGCGGCGGAAAGCGAGGTCTATGTGGTCCAGGCGCTGTCCGGCGGCTGA
- a CDS encoding ABC transporter permease, which translates to MLPLAFVAGASVQAGWATIVKLVFRPRVAELLGNTLLLVVLTIPLCVLHGVAMAWLTERSKLPGRRLWSLLAIAPLAIPAFVHSYAWISLAPSLNGLFPAVLISVIAYSPFIYLPAAASLRRLDPVLEDVAESLGQRPWPVFRRVVLPQLRLAICGGSLLVGLHLLAEYGLYALIRFDTFTTAIFDQFQSSFSSSAANMLAGVLALGCLLLLTLEAGLRGKARYARVGSGSPRAQRLYGLHAWQLGLVLVFTVGSTLLTLGVPLITLGQWLWAGGREVWRFDEMLPALGQTMLLGAAGALLTTLAAIPVAWISIRAPSRLQRLLEGSNYIASSLPGIVVALALVSLTIRFAQPLYQTLFTVLLAYLLMFLPRALVSLRAGIAQVPVELENIARSLGRTPAQALGRVTLRFAAPGAAAGVALVFLAIVNELTATLLLSPSGTSTLATSFWAHTSEIDYAAAAPYALLMVLLSLPLTGLLYHQSRRVAGR; encoded by the coding sequence ATGCTGCCGCTGGCGTTCGTCGCTGGCGCCAGTGTGCAGGCGGGCTGGGCCACCATCGTCAAGCTGGTGTTCCGCCCGCGCGTGGCGGAGCTGCTGGGTAACACGCTGCTGCTGGTGGTGCTGACCATCCCGCTGTGCGTGCTGCACGGCGTGGCCATGGCCTGGCTGACCGAGCGCAGCAAGTTGCCCGGACGGCGGCTGTGGTCGTTGCTGGCCATCGCCCCGCTGGCGATCCCGGCGTTCGTCCACAGCTATGCCTGGATCAGCCTTGCGCCGTCGCTGAACGGCCTATTCCCGGCGGTGCTGATCTCGGTGATCGCCTATTCGCCGTTCATCTACCTCCCGGCCGCCGCGTCCCTGCGGCGCCTCGATCCGGTCCTGGAAGACGTCGCCGAATCCCTCGGCCAGCGGCCCTGGCCGGTGTTCCGCCGCGTGGTGCTGCCGCAGCTGCGCCTGGCCATCTGCGGCGGCTCGCTGCTGGTCGGCCTGCACCTGCTGGCCGAGTACGGGCTTTACGCGCTGATCCGTTTCGACACCTTCACCACGGCGATCTTCGACCAGTTCCAGTCGTCCTTCAGCAGCTCCGCGGCCAACATGCTGGCCGGGGTCCTGGCGCTGGGCTGCCTGCTGCTGCTGACCCTCGAGGCCGGCCTGCGCGGCAAGGCACGCTACGCCCGCGTCGGCTCCGGCAGCCCGCGCGCGCAGCGGCTGTACGGCCTGCACGCCTGGCAACTGGGCCTGGTCCTGGTGTTCACCGTTGGCAGCACGCTGCTGACCCTGGGCGTGCCGCTGATCACGCTTGGCCAGTGGCTGTGGGCCGGCGGCCGCGAGGTCTGGCGCTTCGACGAAATGCTCCCGGCGCTGGGCCAGACCATGCTGCTGGGGGCCGCCGGCGCGCTGCTGACGACCCTCGCGGCAATCCCCGTGGCCTGGATCTCGATTCGCGCGCCGAGCCGCTTGCAGCGCCTGCTCGAAGGCAGCAACTACATCGCCAGTTCGCTGCCGGGCATCGTGGTGGCGTTGGCCCTGGTCAGCCTGACCATCCGCTTCGCGCAGCCGCTGTACCAGACACTGTTCACCGTGCTCCTGGCCTACCTGCTGATGTTCCTGCCCCGGGCTCTTGTCAGCCTGCGCGCCGGCATCGCCCAGGTGCCGGTGGAGCTGGAGAACATCGCCCGCAGCCTGGGGCGCACGCCGGCCCAGGCATTGGGGCGGGTGACCCTGCGCTTCGCCGCGCCGGGCGCCGCCGCCGGTGTGGCGCTGGTGTTCCTGGCCATCGTCAACGAGCTGACCGCGACCCTGTTGCTGTCGCCCAGCGGCACCAGCACCCTGGCCACCAGCTTCTGGGCCCACACCAGCGAGATCGACTACGCCGCCGCCGCGCCCTACGCGCTGCTGATGGTGCTGCTGTCGCTGCCGCTGACCGGGCTTCTCTACCACCAATCCAGACGGGTAGCAGGTCGATGA
- a CDS encoding amidohydrolase codes for MYADLILYNGRFHTVDREKPSATAVAIKDGKFLAVGNDAEVMPLRAGATQVIDLKGRTVIPGLNDSHLHLIRGGLNYNLELRWEGVPSLADGLRMLKEQALRTPSPQWVRVVGGWSEFQFAEKRLPTLEELNQAAPDTPVFVLHLYDRALLNRAALRVVGYTKDTPNPPGGEIVRDSNGQPTGMLIARPNAMILYATLAKGPKLPFEYQVNSTRQFMRELNRLGVTSAIDAGGGFQNYPDDYQVIEQLEKDNQLSVRIAYNLFTQKPKEELADFKNWTSNVKYGQGNDFLRHNGAGEMLVFSAADFEDFLEPRPDLPPNMETDLEPVVRHLVEQRWPFRLHATYDESISRMLDVFEKVNLDIPFNGLHWFFDHCETISPKNIERVRALGGGIAIQDRMAFQGEYFVDRYGAKAAQATPPIKRMLAEGVPVGAGTDATRVSSYNPWTSLYWMVSGKTVGGLELYPEGLSRATALELYTHGSAWFSNEQGKKGLIKVGQLADLAVLSADYFSVEEEAIKRIESVLTVVDGRVVYADGDFERYGPPTLPVLPDWSPVAKVAGHWRPQAPLAQAVHQCAGACTVHGHGHERARQSSVPISDFQGFWGAFGCSCFAF; via the coding sequence ATGTATGCCGACCTGATCCTCTACAACGGCCGTTTCCACACCGTCGACCGCGAAAAACCCAGCGCCACCGCCGTGGCCATCAAGGACGGAAAATTCCTCGCCGTCGGCAATGACGCCGAAGTCATGCCGCTGCGCGCCGGCGCCACCCAGGTCATCGACCTCAAGGGCCGCACCGTCATCCCCGGCCTCAACGACTCGCACCTGCATCTGATCCGTGGCGGGCTCAACTACAACCTCGAACTGCGCTGGGAAGGCGTGCCCTCGCTGGCCGATGGCCTGCGCATGCTCAAGGAGCAGGCCCTGCGCACCCCGTCGCCGCAATGGGTGCGGGTGGTGGGTGGCTGGAGCGAGTTCCAGTTCGCCGAGAAGCGCCTGCCGACCCTCGAGGAGCTGAACCAGGCCGCGCCGGATACGCCGGTGTTCGTCCTGCACCTGTATGACCGTGCCCTGCTCAACCGCGCCGCCCTGCGCGTGGTCGGCTACACGAAAGACACGCCGAACCCACCCGGCGGCGAGATCGTCCGCGACAGCAACGGCCAGCCCACCGGTATGCTGATCGCCCGGCCGAACGCGATGATCCTCTACGCCACCCTGGCCAAGGGGCCGAAGCTGCCCTTCGAGTACCAGGTCAACTCCACCCGCCAGTTCATGCGCGAGCTGAACCGCCTGGGCGTGACCAGCGCCATCGACGCCGGCGGCGGCTTCCAGAACTACCCGGACGACTACCAGGTGATCGAGCAGCTGGAGAAAGACAACCAGCTCAGCGTGCGCATCGCCTACAACCTGTTCACCCAGAAGCCCAAGGAAGAACTCGCCGACTTCAAGAACTGGACCAGCAACGTCAAGTACGGCCAGGGCAACGACTTCCTGCGGCACAACGGCGCCGGCGAGATGCTGGTGTTCTCCGCCGCCGACTTCGAGGACTTCCTCGAACCGCGCCCGGACCTGCCGCCGAACATGGAGACTGACCTCGAGCCGGTGGTGCGCCACCTGGTCGAGCAGCGCTGGCCGTTCCGCCTGCACGCCACCTACGACGAATCCATCTCCCGGATGCTCGATGTGTTCGAGAAGGTCAATCTCGACATCCCGTTCAACGGCCTGCACTGGTTCTTCGACCACTGCGAGACCATTTCGCCGAAGAACATCGAAAGGGTCCGCGCGCTGGGCGGCGGCATCGCCATCCAGGACCGCATGGCCTTCCAGGGCGAGTACTTCGTCGACCGCTACGGCGCGAAAGCCGCCCAAGCCACCCCGCCGATCAAGCGAATGCTTGCCGAAGGCGTACCGGTAGGCGCCGGCACCGATGCCACCCGCGTGTCCAGCTACAACCCCTGGACCTCGCTGTACTGGATGGTCAGCGGCAAGACCGTCGGCGGTCTGGAGCTGTACCCGGAGGGCCTGTCCCGCGCCACGGCGCTGGAGCTGTACACCCACGGCAGCGCCTGGTTCTCCAACGAACAGGGCAAGAAAGGCCTGATCAAGGTCGGGCAGCTGGCCGACCTGGCAGTGCTCTCGGCGGACTATTTCAGCGTCGAGGAAGAGGCGATCAAGCGCATCGAGTCGGTACTGACCGTGGTGGATGGCCGGGTGGTCTACGCCGACGGCGATTTCGAGCGCTACGGCCCGCCGACCCTGCCGGTGCTGCCGGACTGGTCGCCGGTGGCCAAGGTCGCCGGGCACTGGCGCCCGCAGGCACCGTTGGCCCAGGCAGTCCACCAGTGTGCCGGGGCATGCACGGTACATGGCCACGGCCACGAGCGGGCGCGCCAGTCGAGCGTGCCGATCAGTGATTTCCAGGGCTTCTGGGGTGCCTTCGGCTGTTCCTGCTTCGCCTTCTGA
- a CDS encoding ABC transporter ATP-binding protein, giving the protein MSTLEIHAVSRYFGASAALETFSLSVPAGSRTAVVGPSGSGKTTLLRLIAGFEFPDTGRITFDGVTLADETSAIPAHRRVIGYVPQDGALFPHLSVAANIAFGLDGHAAEKQRRVDQLLEMVSLDRDMGRRWPHELSGGQQQRVALARALAQSPRLMLLDEPFSALDSGLRVSMRKAVSQVLSDAGVTAILVTHDQEEALSFGDQLAVLRQGRLVQAGAPKDLYLRPADEETAFFLGDALVLPASVEAGWARCPLGRVRVGEGESAGRARILLRPEQLHLSPAGLPANSADGCFGTVVGSDFGGNKCTVTVRLDDAGEADWGGGEWRLPVRVSALDSPDLGSRVHLFASGQSHLFRP; this is encoded by the coding sequence ATGAGTACCCTCGAGATCCATGCAGTCTCTCGCTACTTCGGCGCCAGCGCGGCGCTGGAAACCTTCAGCCTGTCGGTGCCGGCGGGCAGCCGCACCGCCGTGGTCGGCCCCTCGGGTTCGGGCAAGACCACCCTGCTGCGGCTGATCGCCGGTTTCGAATTCCCCGACACCGGGCGCATCACCTTCGACGGTGTCACCCTGGCCGACGAGACCAGCGCCATCCCCGCGCACCGTCGGGTGATCGGCTATGTACCGCAGGACGGCGCGCTCTTCCCGCACCTGAGCGTCGCGGCGAACATCGCCTTCGGCCTGGACGGGCACGCAGCGGAAAAACAGCGCCGGGTCGACCAGCTGCTGGAGATGGTCTCGCTCGACCGTGACATGGGGCGGCGCTGGCCGCACGAACTGTCCGGCGGCCAGCAGCAACGCGTGGCGCTGGCGCGGGCGCTGGCGCAGAGCCCCAGGCTGATGCTGCTCGACGAACCCTTCTCGGCGCTGGACAGCGGCCTGCGCGTGTCGATGCGCAAGGCGGTTTCCCAGGTGCTGAGCGACGCCGGCGTCACCGCGATCCTGGTCACCCACGATCAGGAAGAGGCGCTTTCATTCGGCGATCAACTGGCCGTGTTGCGCCAGGGCCGGCTGGTGCAGGCGGGTGCGCCGAAGGATCTGTACCTGCGACCGGCGGACGAGGAAACCGCGTTCTTCCTGGGCGACGCCCTGGTCCTGCCGGCCAGCGTGGAAGCCGGCTGGGCGCGCTGCCCGCTGGGGCGCGTGCGGGTCGGCGAGGGCGAGAGTGCAGGGCGGGCGCGTATTCTGCTGCGCCCGGAGCAACTGCACCTGAGCCCGGCAGGGCTGCCGGCGAACAGCGCGGACGGCTGCTTCGGCACCGTGGTGGGCAGCGACTTCGGCGGCAACAAGTGTACGGTGACCGTCCGCCTGGACGACGCTGGAGAAGCCGACTGGGGTGGCGGCGAGTGGCGCCTGCCGGTCCGCGTCTCGGCGCTCGATTCGCCGGACCTGGGCAGCCGCGTGCACCTGTTCGCCAGCGGCCAATCCCACCTGTTCCGCCCCTGA
- a CDS encoding LysR family transcriptional regulator — MNFDWNDIPILLALARHGSLSAAGRSLGVDPSTMSRRLVAAETALQTRLFIRDNNGYQATDAGLAFIEYGERILGDVQSMLLEARSEASAISGSVSITSIDFLFSHWLVQHMPQLSRTYPNLQLQLIPANRSLSFTRREADFALRLARPQDDAALVMRKVADIGFAVYAATAFSQLPPCDWPQQPWLAYGEELDETPEMQWLRNFAPNASYALRASSVTTLTHACETGLGMALLPCILGERNGLVRLSGPVVAREIWLLSHRDAGRIGRFQAVANWLRDIFDQDAAQFSGANLACRDLQLSASVQG; from the coding sequence ATGAACTTCGACTGGAACGACATTCCCATCCTCCTGGCGCTGGCCCGCCACGGCAGCCTGAGCGCCGCCGGCCGTTCGCTGGGTGTCGATCCCTCGACCATGAGCCGGCGCCTGGTGGCCGCCGAAACTGCGCTGCAGACACGCCTGTTCATCCGCGACAACAACGGCTACCAGGCGACCGACGCCGGCCTGGCCTTCATCGAGTACGGCGAGCGCATCCTCGGCGACGTGCAGAGCATGCTGCTGGAGGCGCGCAGCGAGGCCAGCGCCATCAGCGGCTCGGTGAGCATCACCTCGATCGACTTCCTCTTCAGCCACTGGCTGGTGCAGCACATGCCGCAGCTTTCGCGGACCTACCCGAACCTGCAGTTGCAACTGATCCCGGCCAACCGCTCGCTGTCCTTCACTCGCCGCGAGGCCGACTTCGCCCTGCGCCTGGCGCGCCCGCAGGACGACGCCGCGCTGGTGATGCGCAAGGTCGCCGACATCGGTTTCGCCGTGTACGCCGCCACCGCCTTCAGCCAGCTGCCGCCATGCGACTGGCCGCAGCAGCCCTGGCTGGCCTATGGCGAGGAACTCGACGAAACCCCGGAGATGCAGTGGCTGCGCAACTTCGCGCCGAACGCCAGCTACGCCCTGCGGGCCAGCAGCGTGACCACGCTCACCCACGCCTGCGAGACCGGTCTGGGCATGGCCTTGCTGCCGTGCATCCTCGGCGAGCGCAACGGCCTGGTGCGCCTGAGCGGGCCGGTGGTGGCGCGCGAGATCTGGCTGCTCAGCCACCGCGACGCCGGGCGCATCGGCCGTTTCCAGGCGGTGGCCAACTGGCTGCGCGACATCTTCGACCAGGACGCCGCGCAGTTCAGCGGTGCCAACCTGGCCTGCCGAGACCTGCAGCTGAGCGCATCGGTACAAGGCTGA
- a CDS encoding NAD(P)/FAD-dependent oxidoreductase — MNAAVKPAKAAPERAPSYYSASLAVETDYPTLQGEVNVDIAIIGGGFTGVTTAVELAERGYKVAIVETNKVGWGASGRNGGQVTGSLSGDSAMRKQMQQWLGSDVDDFIWHLRWRGHEIIKNRVAKYGIDCDLKHGHLHAAMKPSHMAELEASYEEAVRRGMGDEVTLLDGAGVRQHLQSDLYCGAIKNMRNMHLHPLNLCIGEAKALESLGGLIFEHSEVQDIIHGARPAVVTTQGRINAAQVLLAGDVYHKLERKKLKGMIFPAMGGIVTTKPLGELAKQINPQDLAVYDCRFVLDYYRMTGDGRLLFGGGANYSGRDSRDIAGELRPCIERTFPALKGVEIEFQWSCAMGIVMNRIPQLGKLSDNVWYCQGYSGHGVATTHIMGEIMATAMTGDLEKFDSFAQCKHVKVPLGDVFGNPMLAAGMWYYQLLEKFR; from the coding sequence ATGAACGCCGCAGTAAAACCCGCCAAAGCCGCCCCCGAGCGCGCCCCGTCCTACTACTCCGCCAGCCTGGCCGTGGAGACCGACTACCCCACCCTGCAAGGTGAGGTGAACGTCGACATCGCCATCATCGGCGGCGGCTTCACCGGCGTGACCACCGCCGTCGAGCTGGCCGAGCGCGGCTACAAGGTGGCGATCGTTGAGACCAACAAGGTCGGCTGGGGCGCCAGCGGGCGCAACGGCGGCCAGGTCACCGGCAGCCTTTCCGGCGACAGCGCGATGCGCAAGCAGATGCAGCAGTGGCTCGGCTCCGACGTCGACGACTTCATCTGGCACCTGCGCTGGCGCGGCCACGAAATCATCAAGAACCGCGTGGCCAAGTACGGCATCGACTGCGACCTCAAGCACGGCCACCTGCATGCGGCGATGAAGCCCTCGCACATGGCCGAGCTGGAAGCCTCCTATGAAGAAGCCGTGCGCCGCGGCATGGGCGACGAAGTCACCCTGCTCGACGGCGCCGGTGTGCGCCAGCACCTGCAGAGCGACCTCTACTGCGGCGCCATCAAGAACATGCGCAACATGCACCTGCACCCGCTGAACCTGTGCATCGGCGAGGCAAAGGCGCTGGAAAGCCTGGGCGGGCTGATCTTCGAACACTCCGAGGTGCAGGACATCATCCACGGTGCGCGCCCGGCGGTCGTCACCACCCAGGGGCGGATCAACGCCGCACAAGTGCTGCTGGCCGGCGACGTGTACCACAAGCTGGAGCGCAAGAAGCTCAAGGGCATGATCTTCCCGGCCATGGGCGGCATCGTCACCACCAAGCCACTGGGCGAGCTGGCCAAGCAGATCAACCCGCAGGACCTGGCGGTCTACGACTGCCGCTTCGTCCTCGACTACTACCGCATGACCGGCGACGGCCGCCTGCTGTTCGGCGGCGGCGCCAACTACTCCGGGCGCGACTCGCGCGACATCGCCGGCGAGCTGCGCCCCTGCATCGAGCGCACCTTCCCGGCACTGAAAGGCGTGGAAATCGAGTTCCAGTGGAGCTGCGCGATGGGCATCGTGATGAACCGCATCCCGCAGCTGGGCAAGCTTTCGGACAACGTTTGGTACTGCCAGGGCTACTCCGGCCACGGCGTGGCGACCACCCACATCATGGGCGAGATCATGGCCACGGCGATGACCGGCGACCTGGAGAAGTTCGACAGCTTCGCCCAATGCAAGCACGTGAAGGTGCCGCTGGGCGATGTGTTCGGCAACCCGATGCTGGCCGCCGGCATGTGGTACTACCAGCTGCTCGAGAAATTCCGTTGA
- a CDS encoding glutamine synthetase family protein — MKFAPVQEAQDFLAANPDIEMVELFILDANGVPRGKLLHREELLAVYQSGRPLPSTILGLTLHGEDVEDSGLVWDVGDIDCRAYPLQGSLVRLPWRQIPTAAVQVSMHPVEGKPADIADPRHVLIQVIDGLKADGFHPVMACELEFYLLDAKRDANGRPQPALDADGGRPRSTQVYGLRELEQIEPFLADLYAACKAQGIPARTAISEYAPGQVEITLEHGDALLAMDQAVRYKRLVKGVAHKHGMQACFMAKPFDDLAGTGMHMHVSLADAESKNLFGSEDPAGTPLLRQSVGGMLASLLDSLLLFCPNANSYRRFQANSYAPLAPTWGCDNRTVSLRVPGGPAHTRHVEHRICGADANPYLAAAAILAGIHRGIRENIDPGAPVEGNGYAQAKELLPTDWLTSLRALERSSWARDALGHEFLGVYLKVKQAEYRQFMGEVGEQDWRWYLTQA, encoded by the coding sequence ATGAAATTCGCTCCCGTGCAAGAAGCCCAGGACTTCCTGGCCGCCAACCCCGACATCGAAATGGTCGAGCTGTTCATCCTCGACGCCAACGGCGTGCCGCGCGGCAAGCTGCTGCATCGCGAGGAACTGCTGGCGGTCTACCAATCCGGCCGGCCCTTGCCGAGCACCATCCTCGGCCTGACCCTGCACGGCGAAGACGTCGAAGACTCGGGACTGGTCTGGGATGTCGGTGATATCGACTGCCGCGCCTACCCGTTGCAAGGCAGCCTGGTGCGCCTGCCCTGGCGGCAGATTCCCACCGCCGCCGTGCAGGTCAGCATGCACCCGGTCGAAGGCAAGCCGGCCGACATCGCCGATCCGCGCCATGTCCTGATCCAGGTGATCGATGGCCTCAAGGCCGACGGTTTCCACCCGGTGATGGCCTGCGAGCTGGAGTTCTACCTGCTCGACGCCAAGCGCGACGCCAATGGCCGCCCGCAGCCGGCGCTGGACGCCGACGGCGGCCGCCCGCGCTCCACCCAGGTCTACGGCCTGCGCGAACTGGAGCAGATCGAGCCGTTCCTGGCCGACCTTTATGCCGCCTGCAAAGCCCAGGGCATTCCGGCGCGCACGGCCATTTCCGAATACGCCCCCGGCCAGGTGGAAATCACCCTGGAGCACGGCGACGCCCTCCTCGCCATGGACCAGGCCGTGCGCTACAAGCGCCTGGTGAAAGGCGTGGCGCACAAGCACGGCATGCAGGCGTGCTTCATGGCCAAGCCGTTCGACGACCTGGCCGGCACCGGCATGCACATGCACGTGTCCCTGGCCGATGCCGAAAGCAAGAACCTCTTCGGCAGCGAGGACCCGGCAGGCACCCCGCTGCTGCGCCAGAGCGTCGGCGGCATGCTCGCCAGCCTGCTCGACTCGCTGCTGCTGTTCTGCCCCAACGCCAACTCCTACCGCCGCTTCCAGGCCAACAGCTATGCGCCGCTGGCGCCGACCTGGGGCTGCGACAACCGCACCGTCAGCCTGCGCGTACCCGGCGGCCCGGCGCACACCCGGCACGTCGAGCACCGCATCTGCGGCGCCGACGCCAACCCTTACCTGGCTGCCGCGGCGATCCTCGCCGGCATCCACCGCGGCATCCGCGAGAACATCGACCCGGGCGCGCCCGTCGAGGGCAACGGCTATGCCCAGGCCAAGGAACTGCTGCCCACCGACTGGCTGACCTCGCTGCGCGCGCTGGAGCGCTCCAGCTGGGCCCGTGATGCCCTGGGCCACGAATTCCTCGGCGTCTACCTGAAGGTCAAGCAGGCCGAGTACCGCCAGTTCATGGGCGAGGTCGGCGAGCAGGATTGGCGCTGGTATCTGACCCAGGCATGA